From a region of the Streptacidiphilus albus JL83 genome:
- a CDS encoding class I adenylate-forming enzyme family protein codes for MVTAIERPAVTAPAVEPLVLAAADAAVRTVPELLAAATAARPDAPAVADGSGVWTYTELSDHARAFADWLAEQGVARGERVLVRVGNRREFAALLFGTLLHGAALVPVNPAMKRFHLTTVTADCDPALVVAQGEDTVLLGSLTDRPVHEFGEVWRRVEELRAAPPAAEPSAGTAVGPDDLALLIYTSGSTSAPKAVVSTHAPVVFATRSIAQRLGYRADDVVLVAIPVSFDYGLYQLFLSVLAGAQVLLTEPDRHLRLIGTLQRHRVTVVPVVPSLAEMLLRLAGREQGEAPPVRLFTNTGAALTPPVIEALRSSFPGAEVSPMFGTTECKRITVLEPGGHVAKPGSVGRALPGTEVLVLDEEGRPAPAGAIGEIAARGPHVMTGYWRAPEITAQRFRRDPVTGVVTLHTGDYGRLDEDGHLYFQGRRDDLFKRRGVRMSSLEIEAAALDIDGVTAAAAVPPEEGHDLILFAVTDRTPEEVIELLAERLEGAKVPAECRVLAALPLTPNGKTDRQLLRQQAASQN; via the coding sequence ATGGTGACCGCGATCGAGCGGCCGGCGGTCACGGCTCCGGCCGTCGAACCGCTGGTCCTGGCCGCGGCCGACGCCGCCGTCCGAACCGTCCCCGAGCTGCTCGCGGCGGCCACCGCCGCCCGCCCCGACGCCCCGGCGGTCGCCGACGGCTCCGGGGTCTGGACCTACACCGAGCTCTCCGACCACGCCCGCGCCTTCGCCGACTGGCTGGCCGAGCAGGGCGTCGCCCGCGGCGAGCGGGTGCTGGTGCGGGTGGGCAACCGCCGCGAGTTCGCCGCACTGCTGTTCGGCACGCTGCTCCACGGCGCGGCCCTGGTCCCGGTGAACCCCGCGATGAAGCGGTTCCACCTGACCACCGTCACCGCCGACTGCGACCCGGCGCTGGTCGTCGCGCAGGGCGAGGACACCGTCCTGCTCGGCTCGCTGACCGACCGTCCGGTGCACGAGTTCGGGGAGGTGTGGCGCCGGGTCGAGGAGCTGCGCGCCGCCCCGCCGGCGGCGGAGCCGTCGGCCGGCACCGCGGTCGGCCCGGACGACCTGGCCCTGCTGATCTACACCTCCGGCAGCACCTCCGCGCCGAAGGCCGTGGTCAGCACCCATGCGCCGGTGGTCTTCGCCACCCGGTCCATCGCCCAGCGGCTCGGCTACCGGGCCGACGACGTGGTCCTGGTGGCGATCCCGGTCTCCTTCGACTACGGGCTCTACCAGCTGTTCCTGTCGGTGCTCGCGGGCGCCCAGGTGCTGCTGACCGAGCCGGACCGCCACCTGCGGCTGATCGGCACGCTCCAGCGGCACCGGGTGACCGTGGTCCCGGTGGTGCCCTCGCTCGCCGAGATGCTGCTGCGGCTGGCGGGCCGGGAGCAGGGCGAGGCGCCGCCGGTGCGGCTGTTCACCAACACCGGGGCGGCGCTGACCCCGCCGGTCATCGAGGCGCTGCGGAGCAGCTTCCCCGGGGCCGAGGTCTCCCCCATGTTCGGCACCACCGAGTGCAAGCGGATCACCGTCCTGGAGCCGGGCGGCCACGTGGCCAAGCCCGGTTCGGTGGGCCGGGCGCTGCCCGGGACCGAGGTGCTGGTCCTCGACGAGGAGGGCCGGCCGGCGCCGGCCGGCGCCATCGGCGAGATCGCCGCCAGGGGTCCGCACGTGATGACCGGCTACTGGCGGGCGCCCGAGATCACCGCGCAGCGGTTCCGCCGCGACCCGGTGACCGGCGTCGTCACCCTCCACACCGGCGACTACGGGCGGCTGGACGAGGACGGCCACCTCTACTTCCAGGGCCGGCGCGACGACCTGTTCAAGCGGCGCGGGGTGCGGATGAGCTCCCTGGAGATCGAGGCCGCCGCTCTGGACATCGACGGTGTCACGGCCGCGGCCGCGGTGCCGCCGGAGGAGGGTCACGACCTGATCCTGTTCGCGGTGACCGACCGCACCCCGGAGGAGGTGATCGAACTCCTCGCCGAACGACTGGAGGGCGCGAAGGTACCGGCCGAGTGCCGGGTGCTGGCCGCCCTCCCGCTGACCCCCAACGGCAAGACCGACCGTCAGCTGCTGCGGCAGCAGGCGGCATCCCAGAACTGA
- a CDS encoding ketoacyl-ACP synthase III family protein yields MRWNDIHIASVGTWLPEPVSAADAVREGKYTAERYETFGYRSTLQADDVAPPDMAVWAAENALKRSGVDPSEFSLLLHGSLWFQGLDIWPAASYIAHRTVGRHVPAMDVQQRCNIGISGLELAAAHLTSGLRGGSAVMVTTADRWSEPGVNRWNLHELSAYGDGGTAIVLSSRGGFARLLSTATVADNSLEGLARGNEPFRTASPAATEGIDLSRRSHEYTSAGDEREIMLRFGRTMLQAKAEALTDAGITTADLTRVITPATGRRKGDHQVHHLLGVTEEQTTWAYGSTTGHVGGGDWAAGLDHLIATGGLAAGDKVMLFGGGAGYTCTVAVLEIEEVPQW; encoded by the coding sequence ATGCGCTGGAATGACATCCACATCGCCTCGGTGGGCACCTGGCTGCCGGAGCCGGTCTCCGCCGCGGACGCGGTCCGCGAGGGGAAGTACACCGCCGAGCGGTACGAGACCTTCGGCTACCGGTCCACCCTGCAGGCGGACGACGTGGCGCCGCCCGACATGGCGGTGTGGGCCGCCGAGAACGCACTGAAGCGGTCCGGCGTCGACCCGTCAGAGTTCAGCCTGCTGCTGCACGGCAGCCTCTGGTTCCAGGGCCTGGACATCTGGCCGGCCGCTTCGTACATCGCCCACCGCACCGTGGGCCGGCACGTGCCGGCGATGGATGTGCAGCAGCGCTGCAACATCGGCATCAGCGGCCTCGAACTGGCCGCCGCCCATCTCACCTCCGGGCTCCGGGGCGGCAGCGCGGTCATGGTGACCACGGCCGACCGCTGGAGCGAACCCGGCGTCAACCGCTGGAACCTGCACGAGCTCAGTGCCTACGGCGACGGCGGCACCGCGATCGTGCTGTCCAGCCGGGGCGGCTTCGCCCGGCTGCTCTCCACGGCCACGGTCGCGGACAACTCGCTGGAGGGGCTGGCCCGTGGGAACGAGCCGTTCCGCACCGCGTCGCCGGCCGCGACCGAGGGCATCGACCTGTCCCGCCGCTCGCACGAGTACACCAGTGCCGGCGACGAGCGCGAGATCATGCTGCGCTTCGGTCGGACCATGCTCCAGGCCAAGGCCGAGGCGCTGACCGACGCCGGGATCACCACCGCCGACCTGACCCGGGTGATCACCCCGGCGACCGGCCGCCGCAAGGGCGACCACCAGGTGCACCACCTGCTGGGCGTCACCGAGGAACAGACGACCTGGGCGTACGGGAGCACGACCGGGCACGTCGGCGGCGGGGACTGGGCCGCCGGCCTGGACCACCTGATCGCGACCGGCGGCCTCGCCGCCGGCGACAAGGTGATGCTGTTCGGCGGGGGCGCGGGCTACACCTGCACCGTCGCCGTCCTGGAGATCGAGGAGGTGCCGCAATGGTGA
- a CDS encoding MupA/Atu3671 family FMN-dependent luciferase-like monooxygenase, with amino-acid sequence MTTDTPQDGGGALGFGVFFFAALGERPGETYRLMLDCARRADELDFDFVSTPERHFHPFGGAFPNPAVTSAAIAAVTERIQIRAGSVVTPLHPAVRVVEDFAMVDGLSGGRVAISVGSGWNVNDFVIAPEQFAGRRERLTADVTAIREAWRSGAWTGPDPLGKEVTVSVYPRPVQEELEIWITASRSEGTFREAGRLGCNILTHLENQDPESLADKVRIYREARAEFGHAGPGRITVMMHTYLAADSAEARRTGGGWLKQYLLTAIDLEARAVDAGGRMSGGKEGREVLAAASAQSKLADLGVNRYLAGNSLIGTVDECVATAERLRAAGADEIACLVDFVGDPGQVLESLEHLGAVRKHFAGGSDVRRTDPN; translated from the coding sequence ATGACCACCGACACCCCACAGGACGGCGGCGGCGCACTCGGCTTCGGCGTGTTCTTCTTCGCCGCGCTCGGTGAGCGCCCGGGGGAGACCTACCGACTGATGCTGGACTGCGCCCGGCGCGCCGACGAGCTCGACTTCGACTTCGTCTCCACCCCCGAACGCCACTTCCACCCCTTCGGCGGGGCGTTCCCCAACCCGGCGGTCACCTCGGCCGCCATCGCGGCGGTGACCGAGCGGATCCAGATCCGGGCGGGCAGTGTGGTCACCCCGCTGCACCCCGCCGTCCGGGTGGTCGAGGACTTCGCCATGGTCGACGGCCTCTCCGGGGGCCGGGTGGCGATCTCGGTCGGCTCCGGCTGGAACGTCAACGACTTCGTGATCGCGCCCGAGCAGTTCGCGGGACGGCGGGAGCGGCTGACCGCCGATGTGACGGCGATCCGGGAGGCCTGGCGGAGCGGCGCCTGGACCGGGCCGGACCCGCTCGGCAAGGAGGTCACCGTGTCGGTGTACCCCCGCCCGGTCCAGGAGGAGCTGGAGATCTGGATCACCGCCTCGCGCAGCGAGGGCACCTTCCGCGAGGCCGGCCGGCTCGGCTGCAACATCCTCACCCACCTGGAGAACCAGGACCCGGAGTCGCTCGCCGACAAGGTCCGGATCTACCGCGAGGCCCGGGCCGAGTTCGGGCACGCCGGCCCCGGCCGGATCACCGTGATGATGCACACCTACCTGGCGGCGGACTCCGCCGAGGCCCGGCGCACGGGCGGCGGCTGGCTCAAGCAGTACCTGCTGACCGCGATCGACCTGGAGGCCCGCGCGGTCGACGCCGGCGGCCGGATGAGCGGCGGCAAGGAGGGCCGCGAGGTCCTCGCCGCGGCATCCGCCCAGTCCAAGCTCGCCGACCTCGGCGTCAACCGCTACCTGGCCGGCAACTCGCTGATCGGCACCGTGGACGAGTGCGTCGCCACCGCCGAACGGCTGCGCGCGGCCGGGGCCGACGAGATCGCCTGCCTGGTCGACTTCGTCGGCGACCCCGGGCAGGTACTGGAGTCGCTGGAGCACCTGGGCGCGGTCCGCAAGCACTTCGCCGGCGGCTCCGACGTCCGTCGGACCGACCCGAACTGA
- the ssuE gene encoding NADPH-dependent FMN reductase translates to MPTILAVSGSPSLPSFTHEVLALACAPLTARGLRVDTLALRELPAQALLAADGGDPAVADAVARLEAADAVVLATPVYKAAYSGLLKTFLDLLPQHALAGKVVLPLATGGSMAHALALDYGLRPVLMSMAPAAVANAVFVHAESALRGPEGLRGLEPDTRTRLDQAAEGFADLLDALALHALLNEAVTDDLVTAERLAGLRQAA, encoded by the coding sequence GTGCCGACGATCCTGGCTGTCTCCGGCAGCCCCTCGCTCCCCTCGTTCACCCATGAGGTGCTGGCCCTGGCCTGCGCCCCGCTCACGGCGCGCGGCCTGCGCGTCGACACCCTCGCCCTCCGCGAGCTCCCGGCGCAGGCGCTGCTGGCCGCCGACGGCGGAGACCCGGCCGTCGCCGACGCCGTGGCCCGACTGGAGGCGGCGGACGCCGTCGTGCTGGCGACGCCCGTCTACAAGGCCGCGTACTCGGGCCTGCTGAAGACCTTCCTCGACCTGCTGCCGCAGCACGCGCTGGCCGGCAAGGTCGTGCTGCCGCTGGCCACCGGCGGGTCCATGGCCCACGCCCTGGCGCTGGACTACGGGCTCCGGCCGGTACTGATGTCGATGGCGCCGGCGGCGGTCGCCAACGCCGTCTTCGTCCACGCCGAGTCCGCGCTGCGCGGCCCGGAGGGGCTGCGCGGGCTGGAGCCGGACACCCGCACCCGCCTGGACCAGGCGGCCGAGGGCTTCGCCGACCTGCTCGACGCGCTCGCCCTGCACGCCCTGCTGAACGAGGCGGTGACGGACGACCTGGTGACGGCCGAGCGGTTGGCCGGCCTCCGTCAGGCAGCCTGA
- a CDS encoding glucose-1-phosphate thymidylyltransferase encodes MKALVLSGGLGTRLRPFSYSMPKQLIPIANRPVLEHVLENIRETGVTDIGIIVGDREAEIFAALGDGSQLGVRITYFRQDAPLGLAHCVSIARTFLGEDDFLMYLGDNMLTAGVTEAAEQFRDRRPAAQVVVQKVADPRAFGVAEVDADGVVQRLVEKPQYPAGDLALIGVYFFTPAIHRAVAAIVPSARGELEITDAIQWLVDAGAEVRAHEYTGYWKDTGRVEDVLDCNRELLDQLVRSIDGAVDDESLLIGPVVVEAGAKVVRSTIEGPAIVGADSVIEDSCIGPHTSIGDECVLRGSSVSYSIVLDRASLSGVEGLHGSVVGRSAAVSGNDSGQRTLKLVVGDHTQVEVAA; translated from the coding sequence ATGAAGGCTCTTGTCCTGTCCGGCGGACTGGGAACCCGCCTCCGACCCTTCAGCTACTCGATGCCCAAACAGCTGATACCCATCGCCAACCGGCCGGTCCTGGAGCACGTCCTGGAGAACATCCGGGAGACCGGGGTCACCGACATCGGCATCATCGTCGGCGACCGCGAGGCGGAGATCTTCGCCGCCCTCGGCGACGGCTCCCAGCTGGGCGTGCGGATCACCTACTTCCGCCAGGACGCGCCGCTCGGGCTCGCCCACTGCGTGTCCATCGCCCGGACCTTCCTCGGCGAGGACGACTTCCTGATGTACCTCGGCGACAACATGCTCACCGCCGGCGTCACCGAGGCCGCCGAGCAGTTCCGCGACCGGCGCCCCGCCGCACAGGTCGTGGTCCAGAAGGTCGCCGACCCGCGCGCCTTCGGCGTCGCCGAGGTCGACGCGGACGGCGTGGTGCAGCGCCTGGTCGAGAAGCCGCAGTACCCGGCCGGCGACCTCGCGCTGATCGGCGTCTACTTCTTCACCCCGGCGATCCACCGCGCGGTGGCCGCGATCGTCCCCAGCGCCCGCGGCGAACTGGAGATCACCGACGCCATCCAGTGGCTGGTCGACGCCGGGGCGGAGGTCAGGGCCCACGAGTACACCGGCTACTGGAAGGACACCGGCCGGGTCGAGGACGTCCTCGACTGCAACCGGGAGCTGCTGGACCAGCTGGTCCGCTCCATCGACGGCGCGGTCGACGACGAGAGCCTGCTCATCGGCCCGGTCGTGGTCGAGGCCGGGGCCAAGGTGGTCAGGTCCACGATCGAGGGCCCGGCGATCGTCGGGGCGGACAGCGTCATCGAGGACAGCTGCATCGGTCCGCACACCTCCATCGGCGACGAGTGCGTGCTGCGCGGCAGCAGCGTCTCCTACTCCATCGTCCTGGACCGGGCCTCGCTGTCCGGCGTCGAGGGCCTCCACGGCTCCGTCGTCGGCCGGTCCGCCGCCGTCAGCGGCAACGACTCCGGTCAGCGGACGCTCAAGCTCGTGGTCGGCGACCACACCCAGGTCGAGGTGGCGGCATGA
- the rfbB gene encoding dTDP-glucose 4,6-dehydratase, with protein MRVLVTGGAGFIGSHYVRTMLDGGYPGYEDARITVLDALTYAGNRDNLPAHHPRLEFVRGDICDLPLLLQLLPGHDAVVHFAAESHVDRSLLSAAEFVRTNVGGTQNLLDACLQTGVRRIVHVSTDEVYGSIAEGSWTEEWPLLPNSPYAASKAGSDLVARAYWRTHGLDISITRCSNNYGPYQHPEKLIPLFVTSLLEGGTVPLYGDGANVREWLHVDDHCRAIQLVLTAGRSGEIYNVGGGNEMTNLQMTEDLLALCGADWSSVRRVADRKGHDLRYSLDESKIRDELGYRPQIPFARGLAETVEWYRSNPNWWKSIRTTHREQA; from the coding sequence ATGAGAGTCCTGGTCACCGGCGGCGCCGGCTTCATCGGCTCCCACTACGTCCGCACCATGCTCGACGGCGGATACCCCGGCTACGAGGACGCCCGGATCACCGTCCTGGACGCGCTCACCTACGCCGGCAACCGCGACAACCTGCCGGCCCACCACCCCCGGCTGGAGTTCGTCCGGGGCGACATCTGCGATCTGCCGCTGCTGCTGCAACTCCTGCCGGGACACGACGCGGTGGTGCACTTCGCCGCCGAGTCCCATGTGGACCGCTCGCTGCTCTCGGCGGCCGAGTTCGTCCGCACCAACGTCGGCGGCACCCAGAACCTGCTCGACGCCTGTCTGCAGACCGGCGTCCGCAGGATCGTCCACGTCTCCACCGACGAGGTCTACGGCTCGATCGCCGAGGGCTCCTGGACGGAGGAGTGGCCGCTGCTGCCGAACTCCCCCTACGCCGCCTCCAAGGCCGGCTCCGACCTGGTCGCCCGCGCCTACTGGCGGACCCACGGCCTGGACATCTCGATCACCCGCTGCTCCAACAACTACGGCCCCTACCAGCACCCCGAGAAGCTGATCCCGCTGTTCGTCACCTCGCTGCTGGAGGGCGGGACGGTGCCGCTCTACGGCGACGGGGCCAACGTCCGCGAGTGGCTCCACGTCGACGACCACTGCCGGGCGATCCAGCTGGTCCTGACGGCCGGCCGCTCCGGCGAGATCTACAACGTCGGCGGCGGCAACGAGATGACCAACCTGCAGATGACCGAGGACCTGCTGGCCCTCTGCGGGGCCGACTGGAGCAGCGTCCGCCGGGTCGCCGACCGCAAGGGCCACGACCTGCGCTACTCGCTGGACGAGAGCAAGATCCGCGACGAGCTCGGCTACCGGCCGCAGATCCCCTTCGCCCGGGGGTTGGCCGAGACGGTCGAGTGGTACCGGTCCAACCCCAACTGGTGGAAGAGCATCAGGACGACCCACAGGGAGCAGGCATGA
- a CDS encoding FAD-dependent oxidoreductase, producing MTVDHWTPEALPQVLVAGAGPVGLTIAHELARHGVRVRLVDAAKGPASTSRALATHARTLETYDQMGVLQDLLPRGQRVEHFTLHQNGGRLIRFDTDYTHLPTRFPFTLMVDQVVTERVLREAAARRGVRVEWGVELGEFEQVEGGVRAVLRHPDGRTETVGSDWLIGADGGHSTVRKQLGLQLVGDSNETWLIADAVVDCDLPRDSIHWIRTPRGTVMMVPFPDPGKWRLLDTAEVSYDGDDTLVARRFAEKISSGIGARALVEPPTWVSVFTIQQRMIPSMRVGRCFVAGDAAHVHSPASGQGMNTGVQDAYNLSWKLAAVIHDRADEELLDTYSAERVPVGAELLASTRMATVLVQLRNRYAAAALRVLLTFVRSVPPLKSKIQRKIMGGMSALDLRYTESPLTLPDDPGGALVAGARAARVTAEDFAGSTGWREFIAELRTGEWTLLAFAGPREYPELHRIAENLGGTLSVRTVYPGPDDAGPCAAPGPLSDPGDLLRDGLAAEPGSWLLIRPDGYLAARGTDLRTNPPERALADLGIRVGSRRPEHVGSDPLG from the coding sequence ATGACCGTCGATCACTGGACGCCGGAAGCCCTGCCGCAGGTCCTGGTGGCCGGGGCCGGACCGGTCGGACTGACCATCGCCCACGAACTCGCCCGCCACGGCGTGCGGGTCCGCCTGGTGGACGCCGCCAAGGGGCCCGCCAGCACCAGCCGCGCCCTGGCCACCCATGCCCGGACCCTGGAGACGTACGACCAGATGGGCGTCCTGCAGGACCTGCTCCCGCGGGGGCAGCGGGTCGAGCACTTCACGCTGCACCAGAACGGCGGACGCCTGATCCGCTTCGACACCGACTACACCCACCTGCCCACCCGTTTCCCCTTCACCCTGATGGTCGACCAGGTGGTGACCGAGCGGGTGCTCCGCGAGGCCGCCGCCCGGCGCGGGGTGCGGGTCGAATGGGGCGTCGAGCTGGGCGAGTTCGAGCAGGTCGAGGGCGGGGTCAGGGCCGTGCTGCGACACCCGGACGGGCGGACCGAGACGGTCGGGTCCGACTGGCTGATCGGAGCCGACGGCGGCCACAGCACCGTCCGCAAGCAGCTCGGCCTGCAGCTCGTCGGCGACAGCAACGAGACCTGGCTGATCGCCGACGCGGTCGTCGACTGCGACCTGCCGAGGGACAGCATCCACTGGATCCGCACCCCGCGCGGCACGGTGATGATGGTGCCCTTCCCCGACCCCGGCAAGTGGCGGCTGCTGGACACCGCCGAGGTCTCCTACGACGGCGACGACACCCTGGTCGCCCGTCGGTTCGCGGAGAAGATCAGCTCCGGCATCGGCGCCCGGGCCCTGGTCGAGCCGCCGACCTGGGTGTCGGTGTTCACCATCCAGCAGCGCATGATCCCCTCGATGCGGGTCGGCCGCTGCTTCGTCGCCGGCGACGCCGCCCACGTCCACAGCCCCGCCTCCGGCCAGGGCATGAACACCGGCGTCCAGGACGCCTACAACCTGTCCTGGAAGCTCGCCGCGGTGATCCACGACCGGGCGGACGAGGAACTGCTGGACACCTACTCCGCCGAGCGGGTGCCGGTGGGGGCCGAGCTGCTGGCCTCCACCCGGATGGCGACCGTGCTGGTGCAGCTGCGCAACCGCTACGCGGCGGCGGCGCTGCGGGTCCTGCTGACCTTCGTCCGCTCGGTGCCGCCGCTCAAGTCGAAGATCCAGCGGAAGATCATGGGCGGGATGTCCGCCCTCGACCTCCGCTACACCGAGAGCCCGCTCACCCTCCCCGACGACCCCGGCGGCGCGCTCGTCGCCGGCGCCAGGGCGGCCCGGGTCACCGCGGAGGACTTCGCCGGCTCCACCGGATGGCGCGAGTTCATCGCCGAACTCCGCACCGGCGAGTGGACGCTGCTGGCCTTCGCCGGCCCCCGGGAGTACCCGGAGCTGCACCGGATCGCCGAGAACCTCGGCGGCACCCTCTCGGTCCGCACGGTCTACCCCGGACCGGACGACGCCGGCCCCTGCGCCGCCCCCGGACCCCTGTCCGACCCCGGCGACCTGCTGCGGGACGGCCTCGCGGCCGAGCCCGGCAGCTGGCTGCTGATCCGCCCGGACGGCTACCTCGCCGCCCGCGGCACGGACCTGCGCACCAACCCGCCCGAGCGGGCCCTGGCCGACCTGGGAATCCGGGTCGGGTCGCGGCGGCCCGAGCACGTCGGCTCGGACCCGCTCGGTTGA
- a CDS encoding NAD-dependent epimerase/dehydratase family protein — MDIVGNGFLARSLLPIADRHPDTVALAAGVSWADGTSEADFARESDLLRSVARNCVETGRRLLFFSTASSGMYGLGAGPAREDDPAAPPTPYGRHKLAMEEQLAESGADHLIIRLSHMVGPGQPSHQLIPVLVRQIGSGTVHIHRGATRDLIRADDAVLLIDRLLSLGLRRDTVNVACGHAASVELIINQLERMLGVRAHREYRTSGASTEVCVDRLRSLVPEVEGLGFGADYYRRALLAFPLEVARSGATTRPALKSALPV; from the coding sequence ATGGACATAGTGGGAAACGGCTTTCTCGCCCGGAGCCTCCTTCCGATCGCCGATCGTCACCCGGACACCGTGGCACTCGCCGCCGGGGTCTCCTGGGCGGACGGAACCTCGGAAGCGGACTTCGCCCGGGAGTCCGACCTCCTCCGCAGCGTCGCGCGGAACTGCGTCGAAACCGGTCGCCGCCTGCTGTTCTTCTCGACCGCGTCCAGCGGCATGTACGGGCTGGGCGCCGGCCCGGCCCGTGAGGACGACCCAGCCGCCCCGCCGACCCCCTACGGCCGCCACAAGCTGGCCATGGAAGAGCAGTTGGCCGAGTCCGGGGCGGACCACCTGATCATCAGGCTCAGCCACATGGTCGGCCCCGGCCAGCCCTCGCACCAGCTGATCCCGGTGCTGGTCCGGCAGATCGGCTCGGGCACGGTGCACATCCACCGCGGCGCGACGCGCGACCTGATCAGGGCCGACGACGCAGTGCTGCTGATCGACCGACTGCTGTCCCTGGGCCTGCGCCGGGACACGGTGAACGTCGCCTGCGGCCACGCCGCGAGCGTCGAGCTGATCATCAACCAGCTGGAGCGGATGCTCGGGGTCCGGGCGCACCGGGAGTACCGGACCTCGGGCGCCTCGACGGAGGTCTGCGTCGACCGGCTCCGCTCCCTGGTCCCCGAGGTGGAGGGGCTCGGCTTCGGCGCCGACTACTACCGACGCGCCCTCCTGGCCTTCCCGCTGGAGGTCGCCAGGTCGGGAGCCACGACTCGACCGGCGCTCAAGTCGGCGCTGCCAGTGTGA
- a CDS encoding VC0807 family protein, with protein sequence MRKAVTGGPTAQPVREQSQLGSALRPLLIDVAIPLVLYYVLHGGAKLGTVESLFISSVVPGLRTVVALVRERSINGLALLMFVVTLAGAAISVITGDARLMLAKESLGTGVIGLSIGWSAFTSQPLMNNAIRPFMTKGAAAKEAAWQALNETSPEFRRSLSRVSLLWGVGLLSDCVLRVVGAFTLPVSTMVWMSTVILVAAIGVLVAGTGVVSDRAEKLLEAQSAEKVEDGLPAAVRTAA encoded by the coding sequence ATGAGGAAAGCCGTCACGGGCGGCCCGACCGCGCAGCCGGTGCGGGAGCAGAGCCAGCTCGGGTCTGCCCTCCGCCCCCTGCTCATCGATGTCGCGATCCCGCTGGTGCTGTACTACGTCCTGCACGGCGGAGCGAAGCTCGGCACGGTCGAGTCGCTGTTCATCAGCAGCGTCGTGCCCGGACTGCGGACGGTCGTCGCACTGGTGCGTGAACGTTCGATCAACGGGCTGGCCCTGCTGATGTTCGTGGTCACCCTGGCCGGCGCGGCCATCAGCGTGATCACCGGCGACGCCCGGCTGATGCTGGCCAAGGAGTCGCTGGGGACCGGCGTGATCGGGCTGTCCATCGGATGGTCCGCGTTCACCAGCCAGCCGCTGATGAACAACGCCATCCGCCCCTTCATGACGAAGGGCGCGGCCGCCAAGGAGGCCGCCTGGCAGGCGCTGAACGAGACCTCGCCCGAGTTCCGCCGCTCGCTGTCGCGGGTGAGCCTGCTCTGGGGCGTCGGCCTGCTGAGCGACTGCGTGCTGCGGGTCGTCGGTGCGTTCACCCTCCCGGTGAGCACCATGGTCTGGATGTCCACGGTGATCCTGGTCGCGGCCATCGGCGTCCTGGTCGCCGGGACCGGCGTGGTGTCCGACCGCGCCGAGAAGCTGCTGGAGGCGCAGAGCGCGGAGAAGGTGGAGGACGGGCTCCCGGCCGCGGTCAGGACCGCGGCCTGA
- a CDS encoding NAD-dependent epimerase/dehydratase family protein: MAVNGPTAHPGHPVRTVAVLGSTGFLGAQVCTTLEAAGLTVHRITRDRLDLAEATPERLAEVLARCAPEVVVNAAGAVWGVTDQQMRLLNEEVPRALAGAAGLLPRPFRIVHPGSVHEYGPTPPGGPVTEDRRPEPVGFYGRTKARGSRAVVAAGGVVLRLSNVIGPGAPADSLPGVVARQLALAAAEAAAGRPVPELRLAPLVSYRDFVDVRDAADAVSAAALATCTGRVFNIAAGEPVPVRLLVRRMVELSGLPVRIVEEGVAGNPRGGADRQLLDVSAAGRDLGWRPRRSLDRSLRDLLAPIGLPGAFEPTGARSRDSGPRPECRTEQRGSEDDRSEGSSARRGAEVPRGAAEQSPVRARRHRDLAVGGGAGGR; this comes from the coding sequence ATGGCCGTCAACGGCCCGACCGCCCACCCCGGTCACCCCGTCCGAACGGTGGCGGTGCTCGGCAGCACCGGATTCCTCGGCGCACAGGTCTGCACGACCCTGGAGGCAGCCGGCCTCACCGTCCACCGGATCACCCGCGACCGGCTGGACCTGGCCGAGGCCACTCCCGAGCGGCTGGCGGAGGTCCTGGCCCGCTGCGCGCCCGAGGTCGTGGTCAACGCCGCCGGCGCGGTCTGGGGAGTGACGGACCAGCAGATGAGACTCCTCAACGAGGAGGTGCCCCGGGCCCTGGCCGGGGCCGCCGGCCTGCTGCCGCGCCCGTTCCGGATCGTCCACCCGGGTTCCGTCCACGAGTACGGCCCCACGCCGCCCGGCGGGCCGGTGACCGAGGACCGGCGGCCCGAGCCCGTCGGCTTCTACGGGCGGACCAAGGCGCGGGGCAGCCGGGCGGTGGTCGCCGCCGGCGGGGTGGTGCTGCGGCTGTCCAATGTGATCGGCCCGGGGGCCCCCGCCGACAGCCTGCCGGGGGTGGTGGCCCGCCAGCTCGCCCTGGCCGCGGCGGAGGCCGCCGCCGGACGTCCGGTCCCGGAGCTCCGGCTGGCGCCGCTGGTGTCCTACCGGGACTTCGTGGACGTCAGAGACGCGGCCGACGCGGTGTCCGCGGCGGCGCTGGCGACCTGTACCGGGCGGGTGTTCAACATCGCCGCCGGGGAGCCGGTCCCGGTGCGGCTGCTGGTCCGGCGGATGGTCGAGCTGTCCGGGCTGCCGGTACGGATCGTGGAGGAGGGCGTGGCGGGCAACCCGCGCGGCGGCGCCGACCGGCAGCTCCTGGACGTCTCGGCGGCCGGCCGGGACCTGGGCTGGCGTCCGCGCCGTTCGCTCGACCGCTCGCTGCGGGACCTGCTCGCCCCCATCGGACTTCCAGGGGCGTTCGAGCCCACCGGTGCAAGGTCAAGGGACAGCGGGCCGCGGCCGGAGTGCCGAACCGAACAGAGAGGCAGCGAAGATGACCGATCAGAAGGCTCTAGTGCTCGACGAGGTGCGGAAGTACCACGAGGAGCAGCGGAACAATCGCCCGTTCGAGCCCGGCGTCACCGAGATCTGGCCGTCGGGGGCGGTGCTGGAGGCAGATGA